A region of Candidatus Aramenus sp. CH1 DNA encodes the following proteins:
- a CDS encoding diphthine--ammonia ligase — protein MRICALFSGGKDSTYALHWAVMKGFRVVCLITMLPEREDSWMFQHPNVQFARYQSEVMGFSHFFQKTSGEKDKELDDLRHAFLKAKGMGAEGIVTGALLSDYQRLNVNLIAEEVGLKTYSPLWRKNQEEYMRGIVREGFSFIITSASAYGFPFDLVGKEVDEDDVERIIFSAKKYGFNPAFEGGEAETFVVNAPLFKKKLKVEGEKVKVGEFEWKFVIRRILL, from the coding sequence ATGAGGATCTGTGCCCTCTTTTCCGGAGGAAAGGACAGCACTTACGCCCTCCACTGGGCTGTAATGAAGGGGTTCAGGGTAGTATGCCTAATAACCATGTTGCCTGAGAGGGAGGACTCGTGGATGTTTCAGCACCCCAATGTCCAGTTCGCTAGATACCAGAGCGAAGTGATGGGCTTTTCCCACTTCTTTCAGAAGACTTCTGGGGAAAAGGACAAAGAGCTAGACGACTTAAGACACGCTTTCCTGAAGGCCAAGGGGATGGGCGCAGAGGGAATAGTAACTGGGGCACTCCTCTCAGACTACCAAAGGCTTAACGTAAACTTAATAGCCGAGGAGGTAGGGCTCAAGACTTACTCACCCCTCTGGAGGAAGAACCAGGAAGAGTACATGAGGGGAATAGTGAGGGAGGGCTTTTCTTTCATTATAACTTCGGCCTCAGCCTACGGCTTCCCCTTTGACCTAGTGGGCAAGGAAGTGGACGAGGATGACGTTGAGAGGATAATCTTCTCAGCGAAGAAGTACGGCTTCAACCCGGCCTTTGAGGGAGGGGAAGCTGAGACGTTCGTGGTTAATGCTCCCCTCTTCAAGAAAAAGCTAAAGGTGGAGGGAGAAAAGGTAAAAGTAGGAGAGTTCGAGTGGAAGTTCGTAATAAGACGTATACTCTTGTGA
- a CDS encoding TatD family hydrolase, with product MLIDIHAHLHTKDFDQDRDKVLAKCNVKIVEAGVDLESDLRVIELSSRYGLVPALGFHPEFVERSNEVEEVLKLLDKAKAISEVGLDYYWVKEEELKREEVQVLERFLEEGERRNLPVIIHSRGGNRDLLSILPSYKVKFVIHAYEGSVNDALKFVDLGGFISFPPVIVRDKFRQVVAKEVPLENALTETDSPFLGVEKETRNEPCNVVYAVKKIAEMKGIDQEEVERKIEENFKKIFP from the coding sequence ATGCTAATCGATATCCACGCGCATCTTCACACGAAGGACTTTGATCAGGATAGAGATAAGGTATTGGCGAAGTGCAACGTGAAGATTGTAGAAGCTGGAGTGGACTTAGAGAGTGACTTAAGGGTAATTGAGCTCTCCAGCAGGTACGGGTTAGTACCAGCGCTGGGTTTCCACCCGGAGTTCGTAGAGAGGAGCAATGAAGTAGAAGAGGTTCTGAAGCTCCTTGACAAGGCCAAAGCCATAAGCGAGGTTGGGCTCGACTACTACTGGGTAAAGGAAGAGGAGTTGAAGAGAGAGGAAGTCCAAGTGTTGGAGAGGTTCCTCGAGGAAGGCGAGAGGAGGAATCTCCCAGTAATAATTCACAGCAGAGGAGGTAACAGGGACCTCCTGTCTATCCTCCCCTCTTACAAGGTAAAGTTCGTCATTCACGCCTATGAGGGGAGCGTCAATGACGCACTAAAGTTCGTGGACCTGGGAGGGTTCATCTCCTTTCCCCCTGTCATAGTGAGGGACAAGTTTAGACAAGTTGTAGCGAAGGAAGTCCCCCTTGAGAACGCGTTAACTGAGACCGACTCCCCTTTCCTTGGAGTTGAGAAGGAAACAAGGAACGAACCGTGTAACGTCGTATACGCAGTAAAGAAGATAGCGGAGATGAAGGGAATAGACCAGGAAGAAGTAGAGAGAAAAATAGAGGAAAACTTCAAAAAAATATTCCCTTAG
- a CDS encoding amidohydrolase, with protein MEVRNKTYTLVKCKFVLDSRGIKENVNVVVEDGVIKDVGNSREGDEVDCSNLVVTPGFVNSHTHTAMIAMRGYYDDSELQEWLQRMWDFEKRMPSRLMRLGSEIAVLEMLSSGTTAFVDMYFNPEDIKELAEKYKVRAFAGHTFLDSMLDPEEVARRQGRLRDSKHFKAIVNVHSIYAVGENTLKLAKELAESEGTWIHIHVSETRKEIYDVKRRTGRFPVEYLRDLGLTSLVNAVHLGWVASWEIEELKKARATTHCPTSNMKLATAGTFPFFEMMEGGINVTLGTDGASSNNSLDILAEMKTAVLLQRHNYWDTRIKAIHAFKAATVNGYKLLGIRGGLLENGYVADMVLFDASLLYPLTRDRLLSNIVYYAGQDALVATIADGVIYSRSELVQKRRKLGEELNRELEKL; from the coding sequence GTGGAAGTTCGTAATAAGACGTATACTCTTGTGAAGTGCAAGTTCGTCCTAGACTCCAGAGGCATCAAGGAAAACGTGAACGTGGTCGTGGAGGACGGAGTTATAAAGGACGTAGGGAACTCTAGAGAGGGGGATGAGGTAGACTGCAGCAACCTTGTAGTAACTCCGGGCTTTGTCAACTCCCATACGCATACTGCCATGATAGCCATGAGGGGCTACTACGACGACTCTGAATTACAGGAATGGTTGCAGAGGATGTGGGACTTCGAGAAGCGAATGCCGAGTAGACTAATGAGGCTGGGGAGCGAGATAGCGGTTCTGGAGATGTTGTCCTCTGGTACTACTGCTTTTGTGGACATGTACTTTAACCCGGAGGACATCAAGGAGTTGGCTGAGAAGTACAAGGTGAGGGCCTTTGCAGGGCATACCTTTCTGGACTCCATGTTAGATCCAGAGGAGGTCGCAAGGAGGCAAGGGAGACTCCGAGACTCTAAGCACTTCAAGGCAATCGTTAACGTCCACTCGATTTACGCTGTCGGGGAGAATACGTTAAAGCTGGCGAAAGAATTGGCTGAGAGCGAGGGCACTTGGATCCACATCCACGTATCTGAGACTAGGAAGGAGATCTATGACGTGAAGAGGAGGACAGGCAGGTTTCCTGTAGAATACTTGCGAGACCTTGGCTTAACGTCGCTAGTTAACGCAGTTCACTTGGGCTGGGTGGCCAGCTGGGAAATCGAGGAACTTAAGAAGGCTAGGGCGACAACGCACTGCCCGACCTCTAACATGAAGCTAGCCACTGCTGGTACATTCCCCTTTTTCGAGATGATGGAGGGAGGAATAAACGTGACACTTGGGACAGATGGAGCCTCAAGCAACAACAGCTTGGACATCCTGGCGGAGATGAAGACCGCCGTTCTCCTCCAAAGGCATAATTACTGGGATACAAGGATAAAGGCCATACATGCGTTTAAGGCCGCCACAGTGAACGGCTACAAGCTACTTGGGATAAGAGGAGGGTTACTGGAAAACGGATACGTGGCTGACATGGTTCTCTTTGACGCGTCTCTCCTCTACCCGCTTACTAGGGACAGACTGCTCTCAAACATAGTGTATTACGCGGGGCAGGATGCACTTGTGGCTACGATAGCTGATGGGGTAATATACAGTAGGAGTGAGCTCGTGCAGAAGAGAAGGAAATTAGGAGAGGAATTGAACAGGGAACTAGAGAAACTTTGA
- a CDS encoding ArsR family transcriptional regulator yields MEQTQISGARIKLPSGKDAGLVDILSFCYGLSETDVQVLMALMRGDARGTEELESELKLSKASINRSLNKLLEMALAMRIKEPGNKAGRPRYLYKSKDYAELKNKILEDIKDCATKMADLVNQEFKP; encoded by the coding sequence ATGGAACAAACTCAGATTTCTGGTGCGAGGATAAAGCTTCCCTCTGGTAAGGACGCGGGTCTAGTGGACATACTGTCCTTTTGCTACGGCCTGTCTGAGACCGACGTGCAAGTGCTAATGGCGTTAATGAGGGGAGACGCTAGGGGGACCGAGGAGCTCGAGAGCGAACTGAAGCTGTCGAAGGCGTCCATCAACAGGAGCTTAAACAAGTTGCTCGAGATGGCCCTAGCAATGAGGATAAAGGAGCCCGGGAACAAGGCGGGCAGGCCGAGGTACCTGTACAAGTCAAAGGACTACGCAGAGCTCAAGAACAAGATCCTAGAGGACATAAAGGACTGCGCTACGAAGATGGCAGACCTAGTAAACCAGGAGTTTAAGCCTTGA
- a CDS encoding oxidase has product MDKKERWELMWVAFVIVLFAIVIAGTLPLDFQVGGVPSVLSALNNKPSSDIVNVHITSYQYLFKVQETGPVNSNMMGSPFYYNVIVGHPGEYLNISMSSADVTSNFYFADYSDRVVTDQIVPGLVAYDVLPVPNITGVYTFLGGEYNGPWFSYQAGLLIDIPSSGYIPVSDLSQYISQTHTSQTSALRGDPYNPPIVVQDNTLTPSFYLQGSKEAVFNDSVPGPTLVVENGDNVTISMYIPAIASELDYLYNYTPTGTGYFVKNVMVGIYAVWWNGTITPVAAAPISYNTTMTFHFTANAPAYLYGIVTPVYYNYNPLDLSSKIGPLIGVQKGYVMGYWGAILVVS; this is encoded by the coding sequence ATGGACAAAAAGGAAAGATGGGAATTGATGTGGGTCGCGTTCGTAATAGTGCTTTTTGCCATAGTAATTGCGGGAACGCTCCCGTTGGACTTCCAAGTAGGTGGCGTGCCAAGCGTGTTGAGCGCTCTAAACAACAAGCCTAGCTCAGACATCGTAAACGTTCACATAACGTCATACCAGTACTTGTTCAAAGTACAAGAGACAGGTCCAGTAAACTCCAACATGATGGGGAGTCCCTTCTACTACAACGTCATAGTAGGTCACCCAGGGGAGTACTTGAACATCAGCATGAGTTCTGCTGACGTGACCTCAAACTTCTACTTCGCCGACTACAGCGACAGAGTAGTAACGGACCAAATTGTTCCAGGGTTGGTAGCGTACGACGTGTTACCTGTGCCAAACATTACCGGCGTATACACTTTCCTCGGAGGGGAATACAACGGGCCTTGGTTCAGCTACCAGGCAGGGTTGCTAATAGACATACCTTCCTCGGGCTACATCCCTGTGTCTGACCTCAGCCAGTACATATCTCAGACTCATACCTCCCAAACCAGCGCCCTCAGAGGTGACCCCTACAACCCGCCCATAGTTGTCCAGGACAACACCCTAACTCCAAGCTTCTACTTGCAGGGATCCAAGGAGGCTGTGTTTAACGACTCAGTTCCAGGGCCAACGCTAGTTGTTGAGAACGGGGACAACGTGACCATTAGCATGTACATCCCAGCAATAGCCAGCGAGCTAGACTACCTGTACAACTACACCCCTACCGGCACTGGCTACTTCGTAAAGAACGTAATGGTGGGCATTTACGCTGTATGGTGGAACGGAACTATCACTCCAGTAGCCGCGGCGCCCATCTCGTACAACACTACGATGACCTTCCACTTCACTGCAAACGCCCCAGCTTACTTGTACGGAATAGTGACCCCAGTGTACTACAACTACAACCCGCTAGACCTCTCATCTAAGATAGGCCCGCTAATTGGCGTCCAGAAGGGATACGTAATGGGATACTGGGGAGCAATCCTGGTGGTGAGCTGA
- a CDS encoding CBS domain-containing protein produces MIEGSEVVSLECSASALDAMFFMKSRNIRRVVITCDGKPAGLFTVDEALRQILFSTETRLRDVKLKPLVYVKANEPREIATAMVKNNVDAVLYKDTIVTEKDVVFSMSWGSEKVSLLARSAITVESFTSVSTAIEIMTTHSIRHLPVVEKEPRGMISARDIVYFYVDKLEVDVSVSQVMSPGLVAVDEGSTLNRAVNLMKNKNIGSLYVNGKKIITLKDFIKYLANV; encoded by the coding sequence TTGATTGAAGGTTCGGAAGTAGTGTCACTAGAGTGCAGCGCCTCAGCGCTTGACGCCATGTTTTTCATGAAGAGTCGAAACATAAGGAGAGTAGTTATAACGTGTGATGGGAAGCCCGCTGGCTTATTTACTGTGGATGAGGCACTTAGACAAATACTCTTCTCCACGGAGACTAGGCTAAGGGACGTCAAGCTAAAGCCCTTGGTCTACGTTAAGGCCAACGAGCCAAGGGAGATAGCGACTGCGATGGTTAAGAACAACGTTGACGCAGTGCTCTACAAGGACACAATAGTCACCGAAAAAGACGTGGTCTTCTCGATGTCTTGGGGAAGTGAGAAGGTATCATTATTGGCCAGGTCTGCCATTACCGTGGAGAGCTTCACTAGCGTCTCCACGGCTATCGAGATAATGACTACTCACTCCATAAGGCACTTGCCAGTAGTGGAGAAGGAGCCTAGGGGAATGATATCTGCTAGGGACATAGTTTACTTTTACGTGGATAAGCTAGAGGTCGACGTATCAGTATCTCAAGTAATGTCCCCGGGACTAGTTGCCGTTGACGAGGGGTCCACTTTAAATAGAGCTGTAAATTTAATGAAAAACAAAAACATTGGGAGCCTTTATGTTAACGGAAAAAAGATAATTACTTTAAAGGACTTCATCAAATATTTGGCTAATGTCTGA
- the mobB gene encoding molybdopterin-guanine dinucleotide biosynthesis protein B produces MVCIFQVIGKKDTGKTKAIELATKMLTQKGLFVATVKHSHHVINPENKDTSRFMRAGAKVVLFHSNDCAIFFPCFDYLRLLPADVVMIEGFKDLNLGKKFEITKVEEAEEIARRIVKEAEECAQEVKMEVNGRKAERSFENLIIFNLMRSLNIREVKLVD; encoded by the coding sequence ATGGTCTGCATATTCCAAGTGATAGGTAAGAAGGACACTGGAAAGACGAAGGCCATAGAGCTTGCCACCAAGATGTTGACGCAGAAGGGCCTCTTCGTTGCTACAGTGAAGCATTCACATCACGTGATAAACCCCGAGAACAAGGACACATCCAGGTTTATGAGGGCAGGAGCAAAGGTGGTGCTCTTCCACAGCAACGACTGCGCTATCTTCTTTCCCTGCTTTGATTACCTAAGGCTACTCCCAGCTGACGTGGTCATGATTGAGGGGTTTAAGGACTTGAACTTGGGAAAGAAGTTCGAGATAACTAAGGTAGAGGAGGCTGAGGAGATAGCGAGGCGGATAGTGAAGGAGGCTGAGGAATGCGCGCAAGAAGTTAAGATGGAGGTAAACGGGAGAAAAGCTGAGAGGAGTTTCGAGAACTTGATAATATTTAATTTGATGAGGTCTCTCAACATTAGGGAGGTCAAACTAGTTGATTGA
- a CDS encoding molybdopterin molybdotransferase MoeA gives MMLIPLEEARKKIEALFFTPKVAEVDLLEAVGRVVVEDVYSELDIPATNISAMDGFAINVKDSGKRLKIAGKVYPSTKEVPKLKEGEAYYVTTGAPIPEGANCVVRVEGVKVVDDYLEVGEKTFEGKDIIRKGDNVKKGELIIRRGEEVRPYHLGILSYQRKKRLRVLDLSFAVFANGDEIVEMGKEGEGTPDSISPILFPLLRRFGRPIYLGVARDREDSVVEMMKMAIEHDFVISIGGSSMGEKDYVKRVIERMGQLLFEGVSVNVIKRGGVGLIQGKPVLVLPGQVVSAVTSFHEYGLGLISRFLGVEVRRYEQVELAIDVEVNHRMDSVYLFYVDGGKAFPLRWGVGLYNEINKANAFGVLKRGVTYRKGDKVIVQRLL, from the coding sequence ATGATGCTTATCCCATTAGAGGAAGCGAGGAAAAAGATCGAGGCCTTGTTCTTCACGCCTAAGGTAGCTGAGGTAGACCTACTTGAGGCCGTTGGAAGAGTGGTAGTTGAGGACGTCTACAGCGAGTTAGACATCCCAGCAACGAACATTTCGGCCATGGACGGCTTTGCGATAAACGTCAAAGACTCGGGAAAAAGGCTGAAGATAGCGGGCAAGGTATACCCCTCAACCAAGGAGGTTCCAAAGCTCAAGGAAGGAGAGGCGTACTACGTGACTACTGGTGCCCCAATCCCCGAGGGAGCGAACTGCGTTGTAAGGGTTGAGGGAGTAAAGGTGGTTGACGACTACTTGGAGGTAGGGGAAAAGACCTTCGAAGGAAAGGACATCATAAGGAAGGGGGACAACGTCAAGAAGGGAGAACTGATCATCAGGAGGGGAGAGGAAGTTAGGCCGTACCACCTAGGCATCTTGTCTTACCAGAGAAAGAAAAGGCTAAGGGTTCTTGACTTGTCCTTTGCTGTGTTCGCCAACGGGGACGAGATAGTTGAAATGGGAAAAGAGGGCGAAGGCACACCGGACTCTATCTCGCCCATACTCTTCCCCTTGCTTAGGCGTTTTGGGAGGCCAATCTACCTAGGGGTGGCTAGGGACAGGGAAGACAGCGTTGTCGAGATGATGAAGATGGCGATAGAACACGACTTTGTAATCTCCATCGGGGGATCGTCGATGGGAGAGAAGGACTACGTGAAGAGGGTTATAGAGAGGATGGGACAGCTGCTGTTTGAGGGCGTCTCAGTTAACGTAATAAAGAGAGGAGGAGTAGGGTTAATACAGGGAAAGCCAGTTTTGGTCCTGCCAGGCCAAGTGGTCTCGGCAGTGACTTCCTTCCACGAGTACGGGCTTGGGCTGATCTCCCGGTTCCTCGGCGTCGAGGTCAGGAGGTACGAACAGGTGGAGCTGGCAATCGACGTTGAGGTGAACCACAGGATGGACTCAGTCTACCTCTTCTACGTTGACGGCGGTAAGGCGTTTCCACTGAGGTGGGGAGTAGGGCTATACAACGAAATAAATAAGGCTAACGCTTTTGGGGTTCTCAAGAGAGGGGTTACGTATAGGAAAGGTGACAAGGTTATTGTACAGAGACTCCTATGA
- a CDS encoding AbrB/MazE/SpoVT family DNA-binding domain-containing protein, with translation MANVEEVVKVSRNYQVTIPAKIRQKFQIKEGDLVKVVYDENENAVKIVLMKEPWK, from the coding sequence ATGGCTAACGTGGAAGAAGTAGTAAAAGTGAGCAGGAACTACCAAGTTACTATACCGGCTAAGATAAGGCAAAAATTCCAGATAAAGGAAGGAGACCTAGTTAAAGTAGTTTACGACGAAAACGAGAACGCAGTAAAGATAGTGCTCATGAAGGAACCCTGGAAATAA
- a CDS encoding glycosyltransferase, with protein sequence MKLGIVYDNFLSSRFGGGGAVHAYEVTTRLAKEFKVVLYPPRTAFRFDKDDILKRAKELETRGIKVADDFYRLLDQAEKYKVTRIQRLLFQEKTSAEYVKNFNVDVDFLYEPDHTSLDVFFFGEKQRFGLTIHEPLFYANSLEYLRRLWKFYRFNPSTKKGFYTRFLFNELVAKPKYSKLLRSHKPTFIASVSEGSLAWTGIEGEVLRPGNAFEPELLAYRNKGKEDYIVFWSRLNQDKGIQEIPEVMKVINSSRPTKLILMGKFFDKYNERAFWKKINKYNLHVEYLGFVERKKLIDVVSRAKVLVYPSHVDGFSLVVLESLALGTPVVAYDIPTVKSVYSDLPGVTFVREFDVRGMAEKALDFLRKPEKEIEDLMNDERLVKFLQLHSSWDNVVRAIKELLLKYVKA encoded by the coding sequence GTGAAACTCGGAATAGTTTACGACAACTTCTTGTCTTCGAGGTTCGGGGGAGGTGGGGCTGTCCACGCATACGAGGTAACGACTAGGCTAGCCAAGGAGTTTAAGGTTGTTTTGTACCCCCCTAGGACGGCGTTTAGGTTCGACAAAGATGACATCTTGAAGAGGGCCAAGGAACTAGAAACTAGGGGGATTAAGGTAGCTGACGACTTCTACCGCCTCCTTGACCAGGCTGAAAAGTACAAGGTAACACGAATCCAGAGGTTATTATTTCAAGAGAAAACTTCAGCAGAATACGTAAAGAACTTTAACGTTGACGTGGACTTCCTCTATGAGCCAGACCACACCTCTCTGGACGTATTTTTCTTTGGCGAAAAACAGAGATTTGGCCTAACCATCCACGAGCCACTCTTTTACGCCAATTCCCTGGAGTACTTAAGGAGGCTTTGGAAGTTCTATAGGTTCAACCCCTCCACTAAAAAGGGGTTCTACACTAGGTTCCTCTTTAACGAGCTAGTGGCAAAGCCAAAGTACTCCAAGTTGTTAAGGTCGCACAAGCCGACGTTTATAGCGTCAGTAAGCGAAGGTAGTCTAGCTTGGACGGGGATAGAGGGGGAAGTGTTAAGGCCGGGAAACGCGTTTGAGCCGGAGCTCCTAGCCTATAGAAATAAAGGAAAGGAGGACTACATCGTCTTTTGGAGCAGGCTTAACCAGGATAAGGGAATACAAGAAATCCCCGAGGTTATGAAGGTTATAAACTCCAGTAGGCCGACTAAGTTGATACTAATGGGGAAATTCTTCGATAAATACAATGAGAGGGCCTTCTGGAAAAAGATAAACAAGTATAACTTGCACGTAGAGTACTTGGGGTTTGTGGAGAGGAAGAAGTTAATCGACGTCGTCAGTAGAGCTAAGGTCCTAGTTTACCCATCCCACGTTGACGGCTTTTCCCTTGTGGTCTTGGAGTCCTTGGCTCTGGGAACTCCAGTAGTGGCCTACGATATACCTACTGTCAAGAGTGTCTACAGTGACCTTCCTGGAGTGACGTTTGTTAGGGAGTTTGACGTAAGGGGGATGGCAGAGAAAGCCCTTGACTTCCTGAGAAAACCTGAAAAGGAAATAGAGGACTTAATGAACGACGAGAGGCTTGTAAAATTCCTCCAACTCCACTCCAGCTGGGACAACGTCGTCAGGGCAATAAAAGAGCTTCTCCTCAAGTACGTCAAGGCTTAA
- a CDS encoding glycosyltransferase family 4 protein, with amino-acid sequence MSQGKKVAVVAHGYGAMRGYSGEGKVYLEGISALKERGVEYVIVSFSKPKEGNSAYFLPFRVRRFDKYQRLLVWFPARKLRPSLYLNLSGVPVPLSKVAPHVIYAGGPAIASAPTKYSKSLFWKLYLLPFKSIAKRLTEEARRAYIIANSWYSVKLIKEAYGAEAKKVIYPPVDVEFYRNAFSESKEPFFLSIGRIERGKSLENAVRLSAISGIKGVIVGSLGDKGYLNHLRELSGKLRAPVEFLPNLSREELLEVMKRASVYFHPTVGEHFGIPIVEAMSAGLIPIVPKESGGQEVVPEFSYTTLEEASSLLKQVLNVDAELRREMSKRAEDFSSAKFRSRLYDEVSKFL; translated from the coding sequence GTGAGTCAAGGTAAAAAAGTAGCAGTCGTTGCCCACGGATACGGGGCTATGAGGGGGTACAGCGGAGAGGGCAAAGTTTACCTAGAGGGGATCTCCGCCCTAAAGGAAAGGGGGGTAGAGTACGTGATAGTATCCTTCTCAAAGCCTAAGGAAGGCAACAGCGCCTATTTCCTCCCGTTTAGGGTGAGGAGGTTTGACAAGTACCAGAGGCTCCTTGTCTGGTTTCCCGCGAGGAAGCTGAGGCCGTCCCTTTACCTCAACTTGTCCGGTGTTCCCGTTCCGTTGTCTAAGGTAGCCCCCCACGTAATCTACGCTGGAGGTCCGGCAATAGCTTCAGCGCCGACAAAGTACTCCAAGTCGCTCTTTTGGAAGCTTTACCTTCTCCCCTTTAAGTCCATAGCTAAGAGGCTGACTGAGGAAGCTAGAAGGGCTTACATCATAGCCAACTCCTGGTACTCAGTCAAGCTGATAAAGGAGGCCTACGGGGCGGAAGCCAAGAAGGTCATTTACCCTCCAGTGGACGTGGAGTTCTACAGGAATGCCTTTTCCGAGAGCAAAGAGCCGTTCTTCCTCTCCATAGGTAGAATAGAGAGGGGGAAGAGCCTGGAGAACGCAGTGAGGCTCTCTGCGATCTCCGGGATAAAGGGGGTTATCGTTGGCTCCCTTGGCGACAAGGGATACCTCAACCACTTGAGGGAGCTCTCAGGGAAGCTAAGGGCCCCGGTGGAGTTCCTACCGAACCTATCAAGGGAGGAGTTGCTCGAGGTAATGAAGAGGGCCTCAGTCTACTTCCACCCCACCGTGGGGGAGCACTTCGGCATTCCCATAGTTGAGGCCATGTCTGCTGGACTTATCCCAATAGTGCCAAAGGAAAGCGGTGGACAAGAGGTAGTACCGGAGTTCTCCTATACGACCTTGGAGGAGGCCTCAAGCCTGCTGAAGCAGGTTCTGAACGTAGACGCCGAGCTGAGGAGGGAGATGTCGAAAAGGGCGGAAGACTTTTCCTCGGCCAAGTTCAGGTCGAGGCTCTACGACGAGGTCTCAAAGTTTCTCTAG
- a CDS encoding NTP transferase domain-containing protein has protein sequence MYRDSYDAVILSGGFSKRFGSDKCEFCISGKRMIERVAKVFDRPIVVSHVDRRLRVDHVFVEDRERRGPGYALKLAIPFLEREKVFVTGCDFPFIKKEVADLICAKDFDVSMPITEEPQPLLGCYKAELIKRYNVGRLMDLIEIARSVYLVGTEEIAFVDPNLLSLRNINTVSDLGRRCRVFTKSRIIFR, from the coding sequence TTGTACAGAGACTCCTATGACGCCGTTATCTTGTCCGGTGGTTTCTCGAAGAGGTTCGGCAGCGACAAGTGCGAGTTCTGCATTTCAGGGAAGAGGATGATAGAGAGGGTGGCCAAGGTCTTCGACCGCCCCATAGTGGTCTCCCACGTTGACAGGAGGCTCAGGGTAGACCACGTCTTCGTTGAGGACAGGGAGAGAAGGGGGCCAGGGTACGCGTTGAAGCTCGCAATACCGTTCCTGGAGAGGGAAAAGGTATTCGTAACGGGGTGCGATTTTCCTTTTATAAAGAAAGAGGTAGCCGACCTAATATGCGCTAAGGACTTCGACGTCTCCATGCCAATAACAGAGGAGCCCCAGCCCCTCCTCGGGTGCTACAAGGCGGAGCTAATAAAACGTTACAACGTGGGTAGGCTTATGGATCTGATAGAAATCGCTAGGAGCGTGTACCTAGTGGGCACAGAGGAAATAGCGTTTGTCGACCCAAACCTCCTCTCCCTTAGGAACATTAACACCGTGAGTGACCTAGGGAGGAGATGCAGGGTATTTACTAAGTCGAGAATAATATTTAGGTGA
- a CDS encoding glycosyltransferase family 2 protein — protein sequence MVEILIPVGPKDRADWVEKAISSAVKQGRVVVYDNSEREDLSALINKYNVKHVKAPRLKRVNMAKLRNEMLKYASDRFVIFLDSDVVLPEKGAEKMESSLKRGFAFTWMHYAYSEEEIDVPLSPGEENPNLGCAALDLEALRKVGMFDERYERDEDVWVYSKLKKVGFRVGPTEGRCLHLNKVHSREDLTSSLEEAKRNLWRSKYDMMLVLDGMTDVTFLTGYGYYGMYYLLGIAGVFFYPVLLGYVPLVVLGIRYYRDVRKFFYNLIPGLALAVSLPYGLVYAYLKGRRREESG from the coding sequence GTGGTGGAGATATTAATTCCAGTGGGGCCAAAGGACAGGGCTGACTGGGTAGAGAAGGCCATATCGTCAGCGGTGAAGCAGGGGAGAGTAGTGGTCTACGACAACTCGGAGAGGGAGGACTTGTCAGCGTTAATAAACAAGTACAACGTGAAGCACGTAAAGGCACCCAGGCTAAAGAGGGTGAACATGGCAAAGCTGAGGAACGAGATGCTCAAGTACGCCTCTGACAGGTTTGTGATCTTCCTGGACAGCGACGTAGTCCTCCCGGAAAAAGGGGCGGAGAAAATGGAAAGCTCCCTTAAGAGGGGCTTCGCCTTTACTTGGATGCACTACGCCTATTCAGAAGAGGAAATTGACGTTCCGCTTTCCCCTGGGGAGGAAAACCCGAACTTAGGTTGCGCAGCGTTGGACTTAGAAGCCCTAAGGAAGGTGGGGATGTTCGACGAAAGGTACGAGAGGGACGAGGATGTGTGGGTTTACTCCAAGTTAAAGAAAGTGGGCTTCAGGGTTGGGCCCACTGAGGGGAGGTGCCTCCACCTAAACAAGGTCCACTCTAGGGAAGACCTCACCTCTTCCTTGGAGGAGGCCAAGAGGAACCTCTGGAGGTCAAAGTACGACATGATGCTGGTGTTAGATGGGATGACAGACGTCACCTTCCTCACGGGTTACGGTTATTACGGCATGTACTACTTGCTGGGCATAGCGGGGGTTTTCTTTTACCCAGTCCTGCTGGGTTACGTGCCTCTTGTCGTACTTGGTATAAGGTACTACCGGGACGTGAGGAAGTTCTTTTACAACTTGATCCCTGGGTTGGCGTTGGCGGTATCCCTTCCTTACGGGCTCGTCTACGCTTACCTCAAGGGAAGGAGAAGGGAAGAGAGTGGCTGA